From a single Lolium rigidum isolate FL_2022 chromosome 7, APGP_CSIRO_Lrig_0.1, whole genome shotgun sequence genomic region:
- the LOC124670249 gene encoding secretory carrier-associated membrane protein 1 → MAGRYDGGNPFEEEDVNPFSEQTRGKAGGQSNFGGGGAFYMPNPRNVAPASNSRLSPLPPEPADFSATVDIPLDSSKDLKKREKELQAREAELNKREKELKRREEAAARAGIVIEEKNWPPFLPLIHHDIANEIPSHLQRMQYFAFASFLGLACCLFWNVIAVTTAWIKGEGVKIWLLAIIYFISGVPGAYVLWYRPLYNAMRTDSALKFGLFFLLYLFHIIFVVFAAVAPPAVFEGKSLAGILPAIDLISVNALVGIFYFIGFGLFALESLLSIWVIQQVYMYFRGSGKAAEMKRDATRGAMRAAF, encoded by the exons ATGGCGGGGCGCTACGATGGGGGCAACcccttcgaggaggaggacgtgAACCCTTTCTCG GAACAAACGCGTGGCAAGGCTGGCGGGCAGTCCAACTTCGGTGGCGGCGGTGCGTTCTACATGCCG AATCCCAGAAACGTTGCCCCTGCATCAAATTCGCGGCTTTCACCCCTTCCCCCGGAACCGGCAGATTTCAGTGCCACAGTGGATATCCCTCTGGATTCGTCAAAG GAcctaaagaaaagagaaaaggagcTGCAAGCGAGGGAGGCAGAGTTGAACAAGAGGGAGAAG GAACTGAAAAGAAGAGAGGAAGCTGCAGCACGAG CTGGTATTGTCATTGAGGAGAAAAACTGGCCTCCTTTCCTGCCACTCATCCACCATGATATTGCTAATGAGATACCGAGTCATCTTCAGAGGATGCAATACTTTGCATTTGCATCGTTTCTTG GTTTGGCTTGCTGTCTTTTCTGGAACGTCATAGCAGTTACTACAGCCTGGATCAAGGGGGAAG GAGTGAAAATCTGGTTACTAGCAATAATCTACTTCATCTCTGGGGTTCCTGGTGCATATGTGTTATGGTATCGCCCTCTTTATAATGCTATGAG GACTGACAGTGCATTGAAGTTTGGATTGtttttcttgctttacttg TTTCACATTATTTTCGTCGTATTTGCTGCTGTGGCTCCTCCTGCTGTCTTTGAGGGGAAATCTTTGGC GGGAATTTTGCCGGCGATTGATCTCATCAGCGTGAATGCTTTAGTGGGG attttctacttcattgggtTTGGATTGTTTGCCCTGGAGTCATTGCTCAGCATCTGGGTTATCCAG CAAGTGTACATGTACTTCCGGGGAAGTGGGAAGGCTGCAGAGATGAAGCGTGATGCGACAAGGGGCGCTATGAGAGCAGCATTTTGA